From a single Pseudoalteromonas nigrifaciens genomic region:
- a CDS encoding HAD family hydrolase, with protein sequence MASSQSTSPTIEYDAFLFDLDGTLLDTADDLGAALNTVLRSQQLDTVSREVYRAAASNGAAALLEVGFKDKWGEQPQAQLVKQLIDAYAANIAKHTTCFAGIEPLLIELERKNIKWGIMTNKPGFLTAPLVAAIPALKNACVVISGDTLAEAKPSPLPLLHCAKLMGVTPNRCLYIGDALRDIQAGKAAGMHTATALWGYVPNLTEVLSWQADFNWQSPIEGFNHI encoded by the coding sequence ATGGCTAGCTCTCAATCAACGTCACCTACTATAGAGTACGATGCTTTTTTATTTGACTTAGATGGCACTTTACTCGATACCGCTGATGACTTAGGTGCAGCTTTAAATACCGTACTGCGTTCGCAGCAATTAGATACAGTAAGTCGTGAGGTATATCGCGCTGCTGCATCTAATGGCGCAGCAGCCTTGTTAGAGGTCGGTTTTAAAGATAAATGGGGTGAGCAACCGCAAGCACAACTCGTTAAGCAATTAATTGATGCCTACGCGGCTAACATAGCCAAACACACCACGTGCTTTGCTGGTATTGAGCCACTACTTATCGAACTGGAGCGAAAAAACATCAAATGGGGGATCATGACTAACAAACCCGGATTTTTAACCGCTCCTTTAGTAGCCGCGATCCCTGCTTTAAAAAATGCCTGCGTGGTTATCAGTGGCGATACTTTAGCTGAAGCTAAACCTTCGCCTTTACCTTTACTACATTGTGCCAAGCTAATGGGCGTTACGCCTAATCGTTGCTTGTACATTGGCGATGCTTTGCGTGACATTCAAGCAGGTAAAGCGGCAGGTATGCACACCGCAACCGCACTTTGGGGTTACGTGCCTAACTTAACCGAAGTTTTGAGCTGGCAGGCCGATTTTAATTGGCAAAGCCCTATTGAAGGTTTTAACCATATATAG
- the ubiG gene encoding bifunctional 2-polyprenyl-6-hydroxyphenol methylase/3-demethylubiquinol 3-O-methyltransferase UbiG has translation MTEHQNVDHAEIAKFEAIAERWWDLDGEFKPLHEINPLRLDFIANKTGGLFDKETLDVGCGGGILSQSMARMGAKVTGIDMGQEPLTVAKLHSLETGVHVEYIKVPAEQYASEHPARFDVVTCMEMLEHVPDPASIIHAVAELAKPGADVFFSTLNKTPKAYLYAIIGAEKLLKMVPEGTHDHKKFIKPAQLIAWAEQAGLKVRASAGLSYNPLSKQYSLNTDVSVNYILHFEKLA, from the coding sequence ATGACCGAACATCAAAATGTAGATCACGCAGAAATTGCAAAATTTGAGGCCATCGCAGAGCGGTGGTGGGATTTAGACGGGGAATTTAAACCGCTTCACGAAATAAACCCCTTACGTTTAGACTTTATAGCCAATAAAACTGGCGGTTTATTTGACAAAGAAACACTAGATGTAGGTTGTGGCGGCGGTATTTTAAGCCAGAGCATGGCGCGCATGGGGGCAAAGGTAACTGGAATAGATATGGGGCAAGAGCCTTTAACTGTTGCCAAATTACACAGCCTAGAGACAGGCGTACATGTAGAGTATATTAAAGTACCTGCTGAACAATATGCATCCGAGCACCCTGCTCGCTTTGATGTAGTAACCTGTATGGAAATGCTGGAGCATGTACCCGATCCGGCTTCTATTATTCATGCTGTTGCAGAGCTTGCAAAACCCGGCGCTGATGTGTTTTTTTCAACACTTAATAAAACCCCTAAAGCCTATTTGTACGCCATTATTGGTGCAGAAAAGCTATTAAAAATGGTGCCTGAAGGCACTCACGATCACAAAAAGTTTATTAAACCAGCACAGTTAATTGCCTGGGCTGAACAAGCGGGTTTAAAAGTGCGCGCCAGTGCTGGGTTATCTTATAATCCATTATCTAAGCAGTACTCGCTTAATACCGACGTAAGCGTAAATTATATTCTGCATTTTGAGAAGTTAGCGTAA
- the gyrA gene encoding DNA topoisomerase (ATP-hydrolyzing) subunit A: MTDLAHGILPVNIEDELKNSYLDYAMSVIVGRALPDVRDGLKPVHRRVLFAMNELSNDWNKPYKKSARVVGDVIGKYHPHGDSAVYDTIVRMAQPFSLRYMLVDGQGNFGSVDGDSAAAMRYTEVRMAKMSHELLADLEKETVDFVPNYDGTEQIPDVLPTRVPNLLVNGSSGIAVGMATNIPPHNLTEVVNGCLALIQNPELSILELMDYIPGPDFPTAAIINGKKGIEQAYLTGRGKVYMRARAEIEVDEKTHRETIIVHEIPYQVNKARLIEKIAELVKDKKIEGISALRDESDKDGMRIVIEIKRGDVGEVILNNLYAQTQLQTVFGMNMVALINNQPKCFNLKEMLEEFIIHRREVVTRRTVFDLRKARDRAHMLEGLAIALANIDPIIELIRNSPTPAEAKVALTARSWELGNVKAMLDKAGEDNVARPDWLAAELGIRDGQYFISEQQAQAILDLRLHKLTGLEHEKILTEYQSLLDLIAELLHILATPERLMEVIRDELVEIKAQYGDERRTEINAAAHDISLEDLITEENVVVTLSHEGYVKYQALSDYEAQRRGGKGKSATKMKDEDFIERLLVANTHDTILCFSTAGRLYWLKVYQLPLASRAARGKPIVNLLPLEADERITAILPVREYAEDKYIFMATAFGTVKKTPLTAYSRQRASGIIAVNLNEGDSLIGVDVTDGSNEIMLFTDAGKVVRFKEAEETTVVDENGNPVLDEEGNPEIRFKGVRPMGRTATGVRGIKMPEGQRVVSLIVPKTDGAILTVTENGYGKRTLLEDYPAKSRATQGVVSIKVSERNGAVVGAVQVDDNDEIMIISNRGTLVRTRVNEVSTVGRNTQGVILIRTIDEEQVVGLQRIEEIEVTESDLIDIEDVETVDTVIDEVADDNPPSE; this comes from the coding sequence ATGACTGATCTCGCCCATGGCATTCTGCCAGTCAATATTGAAGACGAGTTAAAAAACTCCTACTTAGATTACGCAATGAGCGTAATTGTAGGACGTGCATTACCAGACGTGCGTGATGGCTTAAAACCTGTTCACCGCCGCGTTTTGTTTGCAATGAACGAGCTTAGTAATGATTGGAACAAGCCTTACAAAAAATCGGCACGTGTTGTCGGTGACGTAATCGGTAAATACCACCCACACGGCGATAGTGCTGTTTACGACACTATAGTACGTATGGCACAGCCATTCTCACTGCGTTATATGCTAGTAGATGGTCAAGGTAACTTCGGTTCGGTTGATGGTGATTCAGCAGCGGCAATGCGTTATACAGAAGTACGTATGGCAAAAATGTCGCATGAATTATTAGCCGATCTTGAAAAAGAAACGGTTGATTTCGTTCCTAACTACGACGGCACTGAGCAAATCCCTGACGTTTTACCAACCAGAGTTCCTAACTTATTAGTAAACGGTTCATCGGGTATTGCGGTAGGTATGGCAACAAACATTCCACCTCATAACTTAACTGAAGTGGTAAATGGCTGTTTAGCACTCATTCAAAACCCTGAATTATCTATTTTAGAGTTAATGGATTATATCCCGGGCCCAGATTTCCCAACGGCTGCAATTATCAACGGTAAAAAAGGCATAGAGCAAGCCTATTTAACTGGCCGTGGTAAAGTGTACATGCGTGCCCGCGCTGAAATAGAAGTAGATGAAAAAACGCATCGTGAAACTATCATTGTTCACGAAATACCTTATCAAGTTAACAAAGCGCGCCTAATTGAAAAAATTGCTGAGCTGGTTAAAGATAAAAAAATTGAAGGTATTAGTGCGCTACGTGATGAATCAGATAAAGACGGTATGCGTATCGTTATTGAGATTAAACGTGGTGACGTAGGCGAAGTTATTTTAAATAATTTATATGCGCAAACGCAGTTACAAACTGTGTTTGGTATGAATATGGTTGCGTTAATTAACAACCAGCCTAAGTGCTTTAATTTAAAAGAAATGCTTGAAGAGTTTATTATTCACCGCCGTGAAGTAGTAACTCGTCGTACTGTTTTTGATTTACGCAAAGCGCGTGACCGTGCGCATATGCTAGAAGGTTTAGCAATTGCACTGGCAAACATCGACCCAATTATTGAGCTTATTCGTAATTCACCAACACCTGCTGAAGCAAAAGTTGCTTTAACAGCGCGTTCGTGGGAATTAGGTAACGTAAAAGCCATGCTTGATAAAGCAGGCGAAGACAACGTTGCCCGCCCAGATTGGTTAGCTGCTGAGTTAGGTATTCGCGATGGTCAATACTTTATTTCTGAGCAACAAGCTCAAGCAATCCTAGATTTACGCTTACATAAGCTAACGGGTTTAGAACACGAAAAGATTCTAACTGAATACCAATCGTTATTAGATTTAATTGCTGAGCTTTTACATATTTTGGCAACACCAGAGCGTTTAATGGAAGTTATTCGCGATGAGTTAGTTGAAATTAAAGCGCAATATGGTGATGAGCGTCGTACTGAAATAAATGCCGCAGCACACGATATCAGCCTTGAAGATTTAATTACCGAAGAAAACGTAGTAGTAACGCTTTCTCACGAAGGTTATGTTAAGTATCAGGCTCTGTCTGATTACGAAGCGCAGCGTCGTGGTGGTAAAGGTAAATCGGCAACGAAGATGAAAGATGAAGATTTCATTGAACGTTTATTAGTTGCTAATACGCACGATACTATATTGTGTTTCTCAACGGCTGGTCGTTTATATTGGCTTAAAGTGTATCAGTTACCACTTGCAAGTCGTGCAGCGCGCGGCAAACCAATTGTTAACTTATTACCACTTGAGGCAGATGAACGTATTACCGCTATATTACCAGTACGCGAGTATGCAGAAGATAAATACATCTTTATGGCAACCGCATTTGGTACAGTGAAGAAAACACCACTAACGGCATACAGTCGTCAACGTGCAAGCGGTATTATTGCGGTTAACCTAAATGAAGGCGATAGCCTAATTGGTGTTGATGTTACCGATGGCAGCAACGAAATTATGTTGTTTACCGATGCGGGTAAAGTAGTACGCTTTAAAGAAGCAGAAGAAACAACGGTTGTTGATGAAAACGGTAACCCAGTACTAGACGAAGAAGGTAACCCTGAGATTCGCTTCAAAGGTGTTCGTCCTATGGGCCGTACAGCTACAGGTGTTCGTGGTATTAAAATGCCTGAAGGACAACGCGTAGTATCGTTAATTGTGCCTAAAACAGATGGTGCTATTTTAACCGTGACTGAAAACGGCTACGGTAAACGTACTTTACTTGAAGACTACCCAGCGAAGAGTCGTGCGACTCAAGGTGTAGTGTCTATTAAAGTAAGTGAGCGTAATGGTGCGGTTGTAGGTGCTGTACAAGTTGACGATAACGATGAAATAATGATTATTTCAAATCGTGGTACCTTAGTACGAACTCGTGTTAATGAAGTTTCTACGGTTGGACGTAATACGCAAGGTGTTATTTTGATCAGAACTATTGACGAAGAGCAAGTAGTTGGTTTACAACGTATAGAAGAGATTGAAGTTACCGAAAGTGACTTAATTGATATCGAAGACGTCGAAACAGTTGATACGGTTATTGATGAAGTAGCGGATGATAATCCTCCTTCAGAATAA
- the serC gene encoding 3-phosphoserine/phosphohydroxythreonine transaminase, with protein MSKYNFCAGPAMLPPAVMKKAQQEFIDWQGLGVSVMEMSHRSKEFLALTKKCEASLRRLMNISDEFEVLFMHGGGRGQFSAVPLNLHQENKSAVYCENGVWSKSATDEANKFTQTTAIDVRNDTDGQFSIKAVADWQLPADASYIHYCPNETVDGLEIFDVPSHPTAPIIADMSSTILSREIDVNQFDLIYAGAQKNIGPSGIAIVIVRKTLLAREGLPKPGILDYALEAKQGSMFNTPPTFAWYLAAEVFQWLEQNGGVKAMEAQNIAKAELLYNFIDNSDFYSNKVAKHSRSRMNVPFWLNDESLNSKFVAQSNEAGLLALEGHRIVGGMRASIYNAMPLEGVQALVDFMAAFAKENS; from the coding sequence ATGAGTAAGTATAATTTTTGTGCGGGGCCGGCCATGTTACCGCCAGCAGTAATGAAAAAAGCACAACAAGAATTTATAGATTGGCAAGGTTTGGGTGTATCGGTGATGGAAATGAGTCACCGTAGTAAAGAGTTTTTAGCGCTCACTAAAAAATGTGAAGCGAGCCTGCGTCGTTTAATGAATATTAGCGATGAATTTGAAGTGCTGTTTATGCATGGTGGCGGTCGCGGTCAATTTAGTGCTGTGCCATTAAATTTACATCAGGAAAATAAATCAGCGGTTTACTGCGAAAACGGCGTATGGTCAAAAAGTGCAACGGATGAAGCAAATAAGTTTACCCAAACTACTGCTATCGATGTTCGTAACGATACCGATGGTCAATTTTCGATTAAAGCAGTGGCTGACTGGCAGTTGCCTGCAGATGCGTCGTACATTCACTATTGCCCTAACGAAACCGTTGATGGCTTAGAGATTTTTGATGTACCGAGTCATCCAACAGCGCCAATTATCGCAGATATGTCGTCAACTATTTTATCGCGTGAAATTGACGTTAATCAATTTGATTTAATTTACGCTGGCGCACAAAAAAATATAGGTCCTTCGGGCATTGCAATCGTTATCGTACGTAAAACATTACTAGCACGTGAAGGGCTTCCTAAACCAGGTATTTTAGATTATGCACTAGAGGCCAAGCAGGGCAGTATGTTTAATACGCCACCAACATTTGCATGGTATTTAGCGGCTGAAGTATTCCAATGGCTTGAGCAAAATGGCGGTGTAAAAGCCATGGAAGCACAAAATATTGCAAAAGCTGAACTACTTTATAATTTTATCGATAATTCTGATTTTTATTCTAATAAAGTAGCTAAGCATAGTCGCTCGCGTATGAACGTCCCTTTTTGGTTAAATGATGAAAGCTTAAACAGTAAGTTTGTTGCTCAATCAAACGAAGCGGGCTTGCTAGCACTCGAAGGCCATAGAATTGTAGGTGGAATGCGCGCCAGTATTTACAACGCAATGCCACTTGAGGGCGTGCAAGCGCTTGTTGATTTTATGGCTGCTTTTGCAAAGGAAAATAGCTAA
- the aroA gene encoding 3-phosphoshikimate 1-carboxyvinyltransferase — translation MEQLRLEPISRVNGSVTLPGSKSLSNRILLLAALANGTTVVENLLDSDDIRHMLGALQLLGVNVSLNQERTVATVQGVGGVFKTPREPLFLGNAGTAYRPLTAVLAAVAGEYELIGEPRMEERPIGHLVDALQALGGDITYSKNKDYPPLKIIGGQINGGEVAIDGSISSQFLTALLMAAPLFNGDTKITIKGTLVSKPYIDITLDVMARFGIEVEHSNYATFTVKGGQQYQSLERIMVEGDASSASYFVAAAAIAGGEIEIKGVGAKSVQGDIGFAKVMEQVGAKIDWYDERLVVRKGQLNGVDIDANAIPDAAMTLATVALFAKGPTAIRNIYNWRVKETDRLHAMATELRKVGAEVVEGHDFIEITPPKHFNDVAIDTYDDHRIAMCFAMVAVGGKPITINDPKCTYKTFPTFFNVLASVSE, via the coding sequence ATGGAACAATTACGCTTAGAACCTATTTCGCGTGTTAATGGCAGCGTCACTCTGCCGGGTTCAAAAAGCTTATCAAACCGTATATTGTTATTAGCGGCATTAGCAAATGGCACTACTGTTGTTGAAAACTTACTTGATAGCGACGATATACGCCATATGTTGGGCGCGTTACAATTATTAGGTGTTAACGTTAGTTTAAACCAAGAGCGAACAGTTGCTACAGTACAAGGTGTTGGTGGGGTATTTAAAACCCCAAGAGAGCCTTTGTTTTTAGGTAATGCAGGCACAGCTTACCGTCCTTTAACCGCTGTACTTGCTGCGGTTGCAGGTGAGTACGAACTGATTGGCGAGCCACGCATGGAAGAGCGCCCAATAGGGCATTTAGTCGATGCGCTGCAAGCACTTGGCGGTGATATTACTTACAGCAAAAATAAAGATTACCCACCGCTTAAAATTATAGGTGGGCAAATTAACGGTGGTGAAGTTGCAATTGACGGCAGTATATCAAGTCAATTTTTAACTGCATTACTAATGGCTGCACCACTGTTTAATGGTGATACCAAAATAACGATTAAAGGCACTTTAGTATCTAAACCCTACATTGATATTACCCTTGATGTAATGGCACGCTTTGGAATAGAAGTTGAGCATAGTAATTATGCAACTTTTACCGTAAAAGGTGGTCAACAGTACCAGTCACTTGAACGTATTATGGTTGAAGGCGATGCGTCTTCTGCATCTTACTTTGTAGCTGCAGCTGCAATTGCCGGTGGCGAAATTGAAATTAAAGGTGTTGGTGCTAAATCGGTGCAAGGCGATATTGGCTTTGCTAAAGTAATGGAACAAGTGGGCGCTAAAATAGATTGGTATGATGAGCGCTTAGTTGTTCGTAAAGGCCAATTAAACGGTGTTGATATTGACGCAAATGCCATACCTGATGCAGCAATGACATTAGCCACTGTGGCTCTGTTCGCTAAAGGGCCAACGGCTATTCGTAATATTTATAATTGGCGCGTAAAAGAAACCGATCGACTACACGCTATGGCAACTGAGCTCAGAAAAGTGGGCGCAGAAGTTGTAGAAGGGCACGATTTTATAGAAATCACTCCCCCGAAACACTTTAACGATGTAGCAATTGATACTTACGATGACCATCGCATTGCCATGTGTTTTGCTATGGTTGCCGTAGGTGGGAAGCCAATCACGATTAATGATCCTAAGTGTACTTATAAAACATTTCCGACATTTTTCAATGTATTAGCATCAGTTAGTGAGTAG
- the cmk gene encoding (d)CMP kinase, translating into MQALLMPVITVDGPSGSGKGTVCRLLAEKLGWDVLDSGAIYRVLSLAALHHQIALDNEDALVPLAANLDVQFLVDSQTNAAKVVLEGEDVTTTIRNEEVGAAASKVAALPRVREALLRRQRAFRTERGLIADGRDMGTVVFKDAPLKIFLTASAQERAKRRFVELNARGLNVTLSGLLKDIQERDDRDMNRAVAPLVPAEDAIELDTSELNAQQVYDKVLTLLDTAISEGRLPKRS; encoded by the coding sequence ATGCAGGCGTTATTAATGCCCGTGATCACCGTAGATGGCCCAAGTGGTTCAGGTAAGGGAACTGTTTGTCGCTTGTTAGCCGAAAAGTTGGGATGGGATGTACTTGATAGTGGCGCAATTTACCGCGTTTTATCTCTAGCGGCACTTCACCATCAAATCGCATTAGATAACGAAGATGCATTAGTTCCCTTAGCTGCTAACTTAGATGTGCAGTTTTTGGTAGATAGTCAAACTAATGCAGCAAAGGTTGTTTTAGAAGGTGAGGATGTAACCACTACAATCCGTAACGAAGAAGTAGGGGCTGCAGCATCAAAAGTAGCAGCACTACCTCGCGTACGCGAAGCGTTATTACGTCGCCAACGCGCATTTAGAACTGAACGAGGTCTAATTGCTGATGGTCGTGATATGGGTACTGTGGTTTTTAAAGATGCACCGCTAAAAATATTTTTAACCGCCAGTGCACAAGAACGCGCCAAACGACGTTTTGTTGAGTTGAATGCTCGCGGTCTTAATGTTACACTGAGTGGTCTATTAAAAGACATTCAAGAGCGTGATGATCGCGATATGAATCGTGCCGTTGCGCCACTTGTGCCTGCAGAGGATGCTATTGAGCTTGATACTAGCGAGCTTAATGCACAGCAAGTATATGATAAGGTATTAACTTTATTGGATACGGCTATCTCTGAAGGTCGGCTTCCTAAACGAAGCTAA
- the rpsA gene encoding 30S ribosomal protein S1, protein MSENFAQLFEESLKGFEAEQGSIVKGTVISIENNIVLVDAGLKSESAIPAEQFKNAAGELEVAVGDEVDVALDAIEDGFGETILSREKAKRHEAWIRLEKACEEQETVTGVINGKVKGGFTVEVDSIRAFLPGSLVDVRPVRDTTHLEGKELEFKVIKLDQKRNNVVVSRRAVIESENSQEREELLANLVEGQEVKGIVKNLTDYGAFVDLGGVDGLLHITDMAWKRVKHPSEIVNVGDEIAVKVLKFDKDKTRVSLGLKQLGEDPWAAIAGRYPEGSKLSGRVTNLTDYGCFVEIEEGVEGLVHVSEMDWTNKNIHPSKVVSLGDSVEVMVLEIDEERRRISLGLKQCIANPWQEFARLQNKGDQVTGKIKSITDFGIFIGLDGGIDGLVHLSDISWNTPGEDAVREFKKGDEITAIVLQVDPERERISLGVKQIEADPFNNYLDANKKGAIVKGKVTEVDAKGATIELIEGVEGYIRVADIAQERVEDATTVVSVGDEIEVKYVGVDRKNRTLSLSVKALFEAEEKEVIEKLKKDEPVFENAMAAAFANAQKD, encoded by the coding sequence ATGTCAGAAAATTTTGCGCAGTTATTTGAAGAAAGCTTAAAGGGTTTTGAAGCAGAGCAAGGCTCTATCGTTAAAGGTACAGTAATCTCAATCGAGAACAACATTGTACTTGTAGATGCTGGTCTTAAATCAGAAAGTGCTATCCCTGCTGAGCAGTTCAAAAATGCTGCTGGTGAACTTGAAGTTGCTGTTGGCGACGAAGTAGATGTTGCACTAGATGCAATTGAAGACGGTTTCGGTGAAACTATCCTTTCTCGTGAGAAAGCGAAGCGTCACGAAGCGTGGATCCGTCTTGAGAAAGCATGTGAAGAGCAAGAAACTGTTACTGGTGTTATCAACGGTAAAGTTAAAGGCGGTTTCACAGTTGAAGTTGATTCAATCCGTGCTTTCCTACCTGGTTCACTTGTTGATGTTCGTCCAGTACGTGACACAACTCACCTTGAAGGCAAAGAGCTTGAATTTAAAGTAATCAAGCTTGATCAAAAACGTAACAACGTTGTTGTTTCACGTCGTGCAGTTATCGAATCTGAAAACTCACAAGAACGTGAAGAGCTTCTTGCTAACCTTGTTGAAGGCCAAGAAGTTAAAGGTATCGTTAAGAACCTTACTGACTACGGTGCATTCGTTGACCTTGGTGGTGTTGATGGTCTACTACACATTACTGATATGGCGTGGAAGCGTGTTAAGCACCCTTCAGAAATCGTTAATGTTGGCGACGAAATCGCAGTTAAAGTTCTTAAATTCGACAAAGATAAAACTCGTGTATCTCTAGGCCTTAAACAGCTTGGCGAAGATCCATGGGCAGCTATCGCTGGTCGTTACCCAGAAGGTTCTAAACTTTCTGGTCGTGTTACTAACCTTACAGATTACGGCTGTTTCGTGGAAATCGAAGAAGGCGTTGAAGGTTTAGTTCACGTTTCTGAAATGGATTGGACTAACAAGAACATCCATCCTTCAAAAGTTGTTAGCCTTGGCGACAGCGTTGAAGTTATGGTTCTTGAAATCGACGAAGAACGTCGTCGTATTTCTCTTGGTCTTAAGCAATGTATTGCTAATCCTTGGCAGGAATTTGCTCGTCTACAAAACAAAGGCGACCAAGTTACTGGTAAGATCAAATCAATCACTGACTTCGGTATCTTTATCGGTCTTGACGGTGGTATTGATGGTCTTGTACACCTTTCAGACATTTCTTGGAATACACCTGGCGAAGACGCTGTACGTGAATTCAAGAAAGGCGACGAAATCACTGCTATCGTATTGCAAGTTGACCCAGAGCGCGAACGTATCTCTCTAGGTGTTAAGCAAATCGAAGCTGACCCATTCAATAACTACCTTGATGCAAACAAAAAAGGTGCTATTGTTAAAGGTAAAGTGACTGAAGTTGATGCTAAAGGCGCAACTATTGAACTTATCGAAGGCGTTGAAGGTTACATCCGTGTAGCTGATATCGCTCAAGAGCGCGTTGAAGATGCAACTACTGTTGTTTCTGTAGGCGACGAAATTGAAGTTAAATATGTTGGTGTTGATCGCAAGAACCGCACTTTAAGCTTATCTGTTAAAGCTCTTTTCGAAGCTGAAGAGAAAGAAGTAATAGAAAAGCTTAAGAAAGACGAGCCAGTGTTTGAAAACGCAATGGCTGCTGCTTTCGCAAATGCACAAAAAGACTAA
- the ihfB gene encoding integration host factor subunit beta gives MTKSELIETLAQQHAHVPVKDVENAVKEILEQMAGSLSSSDRIEIRGFGSFSLHYRAPRTGRNPKTGETVELDGKHVPHFKPGKELRDRVNESIA, from the coding sequence ATGACTAAGTCAGAACTGATAGAAACACTTGCACAGCAACACGCACACGTTCCAGTGAAAGATGTTGAAAATGCAGTAAAAGAAATTCTTGAACAAATGGCCGGCTCATTATCTTCTTCAGATCGTATTGAGATCAGAGGTTTTGGTAGTTTTTCTTTGCATTATCGCGCTCCACGTACCGGTCGTAACCCTAAGACTGGCGAAACAGTAGAGCTAGATGGTAAACATGTACCACATTTTAAACCAGGTAAAGAATTACGTGATCGTGTAAACGAGAGCATTGCCTAG
- a CDS encoding lipopolysaccharide assembly protein LapA domain-containing protein, whose translation MFKVLKIILVALCLISAFVLGSQNPQLVQINYIIASNTLPLAVIISICFLLGVVIGCFVSFKLFSQLKWQNYRLKKQLAPEQNKKKPAADKDS comes from the coding sequence TTGTTTAAGGTATTAAAAATTATTCTGGTTGCACTTTGCTTGATCAGTGCATTTGTATTGGGTTCTCAAAATCCACAATTAGTACAAATAAACTATATTATAGCCAGCAATACATTGCCTTTAGCCGTTATAATAAGTATTTGCTTTTTATTAGGTGTTGTAATTGGTTGTTTTGTAAGCTTTAAATTGTTTTCACAACTTAAGTGGCAAAATTATCGTTTAAAAAAACAGTTAGCACCTGAACAAAATAAAAAAAAGCCTGCTGCTGATAAAGACTCATAA
- the lapB gene encoding lipopolysaccharide assembly protein LapB: MIELLFLLLPVAAGYGWIMGKNSAKNQAHQFNRQITSEYSKGLKFLLDREEDQGLEHLINLLEVAADSVEHYSTLATMFRRRGELDRAIKIHELLLKHPSLNEQQAAASRLELAEDYVMAGLLDSAEEHLVWLVKMDHSEALDPIITLYSQTREWQKGINMFEAHSELFSKEQHFKAIANFYCELALSDNNPSLMRKAISLNHKAIRPLYELGLSAYTKEDYVKAIYYWRELICQFTFFAPLFVDKLAHCYKHLNLTHQFHQLISELLDKGGVLIKIQHCQALLEQGNTEQAFEFLTDSLKRQPTIRGFSFLLQLMGAQDKNTKEVLDQIDKLVTSYIATKPDFQCQHCGFTSYTIYWNCPSCKHWETTVPSKGLDGF, from the coding sequence ATGATTGAGCTGTTATTTTTACTACTTCCTGTGGCTGCCGGTTACGGCTGGATAATGGGAAAAAACAGTGCTAAAAATCAAGCTCATCAATTTAATCGGCAGATCACCTCTGAATATAGTAAAGGCTTAAAGTTTTTACTCGACAGGGAAGAAGATCAAGGCCTTGAACATTTAATTAATTTACTAGAAGTTGCAGCTGACTCGGTTGAACATTATTCAACGCTTGCAACTATGTTTCGCCGCAGAGGCGAGCTAGACCGCGCAATAAAAATTCACGAACTCCTTTTAAAACACCCAAGCCTTAATGAGCAACAAGCTGCTGCTAGTCGTTTAGAATTAGCAGAAGATTATGTTATGGCTGGGCTATTAGATAGTGCCGAAGAGCATTTAGTTTGGCTTGTTAAAATGGACCACAGTGAAGCATTAGATCCTATTATCACTCTATATTCGCAAACCCGAGAGTGGCAAAAAGGGATTAATATGTTTGAAGCGCATAGTGAATTATTTTCAAAAGAACAACACTTTAAAGCCATAGCTAACTTTTACTGTGAGCTGGCGTTAAGTGATAATAACCCCTCATTAATGCGCAAAGCCATTAGTTTGAATCATAAAGCGATACGTCCTTTATATGAACTTGGTTTGTCTGCATATACTAAAGAAGACTACGTAAAGGCAATTTACTATTGGCGCGAATTAATTTGCCAATTTACATTTTTTGCTCCTTTATTTGTCGATAAATTAGCACATTGTTATAAGCATCTAAATTTAACTCATCAATTTCATCAGCTGATCAGTGAGTTACTCGACAAAGGTGGAGTGCTAATAAAAATACAACATTGCCAAGCTTTGTTAGAGCAAGGTAATACAGAGCAAGCTTTTGAGTTTTTAACTGATAGCTTAAAGCGCCAACCAACCATACGCGGGTTTAGTTTTTTATTACAACTAATGGGCGCTCAAGATAAAAATACTAAAGAGGTGCTCGACCAAATAGATAAACTGGTCACTTCTTATATTGCCACCAAACCAGACTTTCAATGTCAGCATTGTGGCTTTACTAGTTATACAATTTATTGGAATTGTCCTTCTTGTAAGCATTGGGAAACTACTGTACCAAGCAAGGGCTTAGACGGATTTTAA